GAAACGTTGTCACCGGCGCTGAGCGAATGGTCGCAGCGGTTGGGGATCGATCTCAATCAACCGCGTGTGGTGGCGGTGGTGGAGGTGGACAGCGGGCAGCTGGGTGTCGATAGCGCCATGTCGGAATTGCAGCAGTTGCAAACGCTGCTGACCACGCCCGAGCGCGATAACCTGATTGCTATTGTCTCACTGACCGAAATGGTGGTACTGAAACCGGCCCTGAATGCCCACGGTCGTTATGATCAGGATGATCATCGTCGACGGGTTGAACAGCTACTGCATCGTATGAAGGAGAGCGGCCATTTACGCATGCGTATCGCCTTGGGTAACTATTTTACCGGCCCAGGCAGCATTGCGCGTTCTTACCGTACCGCCCGCACCACGATGATGGTCGGTAAGCAGCGCATGCCGGAACAACGCAGCTATTTTTATCAGGATCTGGTATTGCCGGTACTGCTCGATAGTTTACGCGGTGGCTGGCAGGCCAATGAGCTGGCCCGGCCGCTGGCGAAACTGAAAAATATGGACAGCAACGGCCTGCTGCGACGCACCTTGATCGCCTGGTTTAGTCATAACGTGCAACCGAGTGCGACGGCGCGCGCGTTGTTTATCCATCGCAATACGCTGGAGTATCGTCTGAATCGTATCTCTGAACTCACAGGGCTGAATTTGGGCAATTTCGACGACCGCCTGTTACTGTATGTGGCGTTGCAACTGGATGAGCAGGCTTGATGACACGCATCTGGGTCGTGGTCTTCGCGTTAGGGTTGTGCAGTGGTTGGAGCCAGGCGGCGGAGCTGGCCTTTCTCTCTCTGAGCGATCTACAACAGGTTAAACAACAGCTGGCGCAGCACCAGGCGGCAGCACCAACGCTGGCCGCGTGGCAACAATTGCAGCGTGAAGCGCAGCAGGCGTTGAAACATGCAGATCCCAGCGTCACCGATAAAGGGCTGATGCCGCCAAGCGGCTCGAAGCATGACTATCTCAGCCTGAGCGCCTATTGGTGGCCCGACGCTGCGCGACCCGCTGGTCTGCCGTGGCAACGGCGCGATGGTGTAGTGAATCCCGCCAGCAAAAATGATCAGAGCGATGGTGTGCGGCTGGCGCGTTTTACCGCCGATGTGCAGACATTGACCCTTGCCTGGTTCTTCTCGGGCGATCCGCGTTATGCCGCTAAAGCGCAGACGATGGTACGTCACTGGTTTATCGATCCAGTCAGCCGGATGAATCCCAACCTTAACTTTGCCCAAGGGGTGCCGGGCGTAGCCGAAGGACGACATACCGGGGTGCTCGACGGGCGCTATTTTGCCACCCGCGTGGTGGATGCCTTGCAGCTGCTGCGGCAGGCTCCGGGCTGGCACTCTGCCGATGAACAGGGCGTGCAGCGCTGGTTTCGCGACTATCTGCACTGGTTGCAGCATAGTCCGCTGGCATTGCAGGAAGCGGCCGCGCCCAATAACCATGGCAGTTGGTATTGTACCCAGGTGGCGGGCATCGCCTGGTATCTGGGGGACGATGCCACGGTAAAAGCGATGGTGCGGCTGGCGCGCAGCAAGATTGACCAACAAATCCGCGCGGATGGCACACAGCCTTACGAGCTGGCGCGTACCCGATCTTTTCATTACAGCTTTTTCAATTTACAGGCGCTGACCGGACTGGCACAGCTGGCGCAAAAAAGTGATAACGGCGATCTCTGGCATTACCAGAACGCGCAGGGGGGATCATTACTCCGTGCGCTGGCAGCCATGGCACCTTACAGCGATCCGGCCAAACGCTGGCCGTGGAAAAATCGCGATCGCGTCAGTCAGAGGATCGTGCCATTGTTGTCGTTGGCGGATAACAGTTTGCAGCAGACACGTTGGCAGGCGCGGATTGACGCAACAGCCTGGACGCCATTAAGCGGTGCAATAAGGCAGGCACAGCGCGATACCTGGTTGCTTGCGTTGCCTTACGCGCAGAAAAAAGGCCAGCAGTAGCTGGCCTTAGCAAAGCGGGAGGAAAAATTAACGACCGCTGCGAGTCAGTTTGTCGAGGTCGGATTCGATCTCAGCAATCTTATTCGACACCACGTTTTCCAGGTGACGCAGATCAGCAAGGATTTTGCGTTTCAGATCGACTTCAACCTGATCACGCTGACAAATCTGATCCAGCTCATCAATCACATAACGCAGGTTAGGGCTGATTTCCTGAACTTCTTTATAACCCTGGCTGCTATCGGCAACCACGGTTTTGCGCTGACGTGGGTATTTGAACTTCACGCTTTTCGCGAAGAACTCACCTTTATCTTTGCGGAAGTAGATCTTCAGGATGTCGTTGTTGGCTTCCTGACGCAGGCTGTAGCGGTCAATGTCTTCAGGGGTGCTGATACCTAAGCTTTTCAGGTTGTCGTACATAGCTTTATATTCCATCAAAAGTGGGTGAGCGCGCAGGACTATCATCATTCGGGATGCGGCTAAATGCAGCAACCAGCTTCAACA
The DNA window shown above is from Pantoea sp. At-9b and carries:
- a CDS encoding DUF3461 family protein — encoded protein: MYDNLKSLGISTPEDIDRYSLRQEANNDILKIYFRKDKGEFFAKSVKFKYPRQRKTVVADSSQGYKEVQEISPNLRYVIDELDQICQRDQVEVDLKRKILADLRHLENVVSNKIAEIESDLDKLTRSGR
- a CDS encoding CdaR family transcriptional regulator — its product is MATYHLDARLAQDIVARTMQIIDSNVNVMDARGRIIGSGDRERIGELHEGALLVLSQGRVVDIDEAVAKHLHGVRPGINLPLRIDGEIVGVIGLTGQPVALRHYGELVCMTAEMMLEQARLLHMLAQDSRLREELVLNLVRSETLSPALSEWSQRLGIDLNQPRVVAVVEVDSGQLGVDSAMSELQQLQTLLTTPERDNLIAIVSLTEMVVLKPALNAHGRYDQDDHRRRVEQLLHRMKESGHLRMRIALGNYFTGPGSIARSYRTARTTMMVGKQRMPEQRSYFYQDLVLPVLLDSLRGGWQANELARPLAKLKNMDSNGLLRRTLIAWFSHNVQPSATARALFIHRNTLEYRLNRISELTGLNLGNFDDRLLLYVALQLDEQA
- a CDS encoding alginate lyase family protein; translation: MTRIWVVVFALGLCSGWSQAAELAFLSLSDLQQVKQQLAQHQAAAPTLAAWQQLQREAQQALKHADPSVTDKGLMPPSGSKHDYLSLSAYWWPDAARPAGLPWQRRDGVVNPASKNDQSDGVRLARFTADVQTLTLAWFFSGDPRYAAKAQTMVRHWFIDPVSRMNPNLNFAQGVPGVAEGRHTGVLDGRYFATRVVDALQLLRQAPGWHSADEQGVQRWFRDYLHWLQHSPLALQEAAAPNNHGSWYCTQVAGIAWYLGDDATVKAMVRLARSKIDQQIRADGTQPYELARTRSFHYSFFNLQALTGLAQLAQKSDNGDLWHYQNAQGGSLLRALAAMAPYSDPAKRWPWKNRDRVSQRIVPLLSLADNSLQQTRWQARIDATAWTPLSGAIRQAQRDTWLLALPYAQKKGQQ